In Toxotes jaculatrix isolate fToxJac2 chromosome 20, fToxJac2.pri, whole genome shotgun sequence, the following proteins share a genomic window:
- the LOC121200397 gene encoding caspase recruitment domain-containing protein 8-like isoform X2, with product MENTLLTGRRSMKETLPSLHILLWPPVYRSPFFPVFFCAANRRYNKASYTHHIDDSPEQTTDESSPSAPPHSHPQPKDTNPCSNVRSRTDFNPLTRPHGCEEFTPLITAEENDDTYSFQCSRPGLYQCSVTGLLFHMDAEGDVVYRTVPWNRRLLAQHHRKPAGPLFDIKCVQQQSLRQLHLPHCEILSTGGCSFLSVAHVNDEGVEFLSPHQITETHVIINITGLSGFGNVKDEDSAPVPVRAMVLLFYRPSTDPDLESLINVLLLPRNVVLLDVLRSRKKLVGDERYIETSPHCKLLPDQAYTLSTCPEDDSVEVQPTEAEFDCDNYDNFVPSFQVILEKVLKHIKLVLRDISSCHRVWERRACLSSTGAQRSCGPSPLNLPSNQRLLDIWSSFVDGISGPVLMSLLDKLFEKKVITDSERESADEVPNKRDKARFIIDTVRRKGDAASSEMIEFLCELDPFLCEHLGLI from the exons ATGGAAAACACTCTGCTCACTGGAAGACGCAGCATGAAAGAAACACTCCCCAGCTTGCATATACTCCTCTGGCCTCCCGTCTACAGAtcccctttttttcctgtctttttctgcGCAGCCAACAGAAGATATAACAAAGCGTCATACACACATCATATAGATGACT CACCCGAGCAGACCACAGATGAAAGCTCCCCGTCGGCCCCTCCTCACAGCCACCCACAACCCAAAGACACAAACCCCTGCTCCAACGTCAGGAGCAGGACAGACTTCAACCCGTTGACTCGTCCTCACGGCTGTGAGGAGTTTACTCCTCTAATCACTGCTGAAGAAAACGACGACACCTACAGTTTCCAGTGCTCCCGCCCAGGCCTGTACCAGTGCAGTGTGACAGGTCTGCTGTTTCACATGGACGCAGAGGGGGACGTGGTTTACAGGACTGTCCCCTGGAACAGGAGGCTACTGGCTCAACATCACAGGAAGCCTGCAGGACCCCTGTTTGACATCaaatgtgtgcagcagcagtctCTGAGACAGCTTCATCTCCCACACTGTGAGATCCTCTCCACCGGAGGATGTTCCTTCTTGTCAGTGGCTCATGTGAATGATGAGGGCGTCGagtttctctctcctcatcagATAACAGAAACTCACGTCATTATAAACATCACAGGGCTTTCTGGTTTTGGTAATGTCAAGGATGAGGACTCAGCACCGGTCCCGGTCCGAGCCATGGTCCTGCTGTTCTACAGGCCCTCGACTGATCCTGATCTGGAGTCTCTGATCAATGTGTTGTTGTTACCGAGGAACGTCGTCCTCCTGGATGTGCTGCGCAGCAGAAAGAAGCTAGTGGGAGATGAGAGGTACATAGAGACATCCCCACACTGTAAACTGCTCCCAGATCAGGCCTACACACTGTCCACCTGTCCTGAAGACGACTCGGTTGAAGTTCAACCAACAGAAGCGGAATTTGACTGCGACAACTACGACAACTTCGTTCCATCATTCCAGGTGATTTTAGAAAAAGTCCTGAAACATATTAAACTTGTTTTGAGAGACATCAGCAGCTGCCACAGGGTCTGGGAAAGACGAGCGTGTCTCTCGTCCACTGGAGCACAAAGGTCCTGTGGACCGAGTCCTCTGAATCTCCCCTCAAACCAGAGGCTGTTGGACATATGGAGCAGCTTCGTCGATGGGATTTCAGGACCTGTTCTCATGAGTCTGCTGGACAAACTGTTTGAGAAAAAGGTGATAACTGACTCTGAGAGGGAGTCGGCCGACGAGGTGCCCAACAAAAGAGACAAAGCTCGTTTTATCATCGACACAGTGAGGAGGAAAGGCGACGCTGCCAGTTCAGAGATGATTGAGTTTCTCTGTGAACTCGACCCCTTCCTCTGCGAACATCTCGGGCTGATCTGA
- the LOC121200397 gene encoding caspase recruitment domain-containing protein 8-like isoform X1 produces the protein MENTLLTGRRSMKETLPSLHILLWPPVYRSPFFPVFFCAANRRYNKASYTHHIDDSQIPFKQFYPSVDPHGAQIDESIFPWRVAAGLASSPDEDLLVLTLAEKIRTSADEFQHCDWSTYFVTRSKSIAASVSGLLPTNIFTRKRNSDRDAPEHMEPPVPPEQTTDESSPSAPPHSHPQPKDTNPCSNVRSRTDFNPLTRPHGCEEFTPLITAEENDDTYSFQCSRPGLYQCSVTGLLFHMDAEGDVVYRTVPWNRRLLAQHHRKPAGPLFDIKCVQQQSLRQLHLPHCEILSTGGCSFLSVAHVNDEGVEFLSPHQITETHVIINITGLSGFGNVKDEDSAPVPVRAMVLLFYRPSTDPDLESLINVLLLPRNVVLLDVLRSRKKLVGDERYIETSPHCKLLPDQAYTLSTCPEDDSVEVQPTEAEFDCDNYDNFVPSFQVILEKVLKHIKLVLRDISSCHRVWERRACLSSTGAQRSCGPSPLNLPSNQRLLDIWSSFVDGISGPVLMSLLDKLFEKKVITDSERESADEVPNKRDKARFIIDTVRRKGDAASSEMIEFLCELDPFLCEHLGLI, from the coding sequence ATGGAAAACACTCTGCTCACTGGAAGACGCAGCATGAAAGAAACACTCCCCAGCTTGCATATACTCCTCTGGCCTCCCGTCTACAGAtcccctttttttcctgtctttttctgcGCAGCCAACAGAAGATATAACAAAGCGTCATACACACATCATATAGATGACTCACAGATCCCATTCAAACAGTTTTATCCGTCTGTGGACCCCCACGGTGCCCAGATCGATGAATCCATTTTTCCATGGCGTGTTGCCGCAGGTCTCGCCTCCAGTCCGGACGAGGACCTGTTAGTTTTGACTCTGGCAGAGAAAATTCGAACATCAGCTGATGAGTTTCAGCACTGTGACTGGTCCACCTACTTTGTCACCCGCTCTAAGTCCATCGCTGCGTCTGTTTCTGGCCTTTTACCCACTAACATTTTCACGAGGAAGCGTAACAGTGACCGAGATGCCCCTGAGCACATGGAGCCCCCTGTTCCACCCGAGCAGACCACAGATGAAAGCTCCCCGTCGGCCCCTCCTCACAGCCACCCACAACCCAAAGACACAAACCCCTGCTCCAACGTCAGGAGCAGGACAGACTTCAACCCGTTGACTCGTCCTCACGGCTGTGAGGAGTTTACTCCTCTAATCACTGCTGAAGAAAACGACGACACCTACAGTTTCCAGTGCTCCCGCCCAGGCCTGTACCAGTGCAGTGTGACAGGTCTGCTGTTTCACATGGACGCAGAGGGGGACGTGGTTTACAGGACTGTCCCCTGGAACAGGAGGCTACTGGCTCAACATCACAGGAAGCCTGCAGGACCCCTGTTTGACATCaaatgtgtgcagcagcagtctCTGAGACAGCTTCATCTCCCACACTGTGAGATCCTCTCCACCGGAGGATGTTCCTTCTTGTCAGTGGCTCATGTGAATGATGAGGGCGTCGagtttctctctcctcatcagATAACAGAAACTCACGTCATTATAAACATCACAGGGCTTTCTGGTTTTGGTAATGTCAAGGATGAGGACTCAGCACCGGTCCCGGTCCGAGCCATGGTCCTGCTGTTCTACAGGCCCTCGACTGATCCTGATCTGGAGTCTCTGATCAATGTGTTGTTGTTACCGAGGAACGTCGTCCTCCTGGATGTGCTGCGCAGCAGAAAGAAGCTAGTGGGAGATGAGAGGTACATAGAGACATCCCCACACTGTAAACTGCTCCCAGATCAGGCCTACACACTGTCCACCTGTCCTGAAGACGACTCGGTTGAAGTTCAACCAACAGAAGCGGAATTTGACTGCGACAACTACGACAACTTCGTTCCATCATTCCAGGTGATTTTAGAAAAAGTCCTGAAACATATTAAACTTGTTTTGAGAGACATCAGCAGCTGCCACAGGGTCTGGGAAAGACGAGCGTGTCTCTCGTCCACTGGAGCACAAAGGTCCTGTGGACCGAGTCCTCTGAATCTCCCCTCAAACCAGAGGCTGTTGGACATATGGAGCAGCTTCGTCGATGGGATTTCAGGACCTGTTCTCATGAGTCTGCTGGACAAACTGTTTGAGAAAAAGGTGATAACTGACTCTGAGAGGGAGTCGGCCGACGAGGTGCCCAACAAAAGAGACAAAGCTCGTTTTATCATCGACACAGTGAGGAGGAAAGGCGACGCTGCCAGTTCAGAGATGATTGAGTTTCTCTGTGAACTCGACCCCTTCCTCTGCGAACATCTCGGGCTGATCTGA
- the ezh2 gene encoding histone-lysine N-methyltransferase EZH2: MVLTGKRSEKGPACWKRRVKSEYMRLRQLKRFRRADEVKSMFNTNRQKIMERTDILNQEWKTRRIQPVHIMTSVSSLRGTRECTVDSGFSEFPRQVIPLKTLNAVASVPVMYSWSPLQQNFMVEDETVLHNIPYMGDEILDQDGTFIEELIKNYDGKVHGDRECGFINDEIFVELVNALSQYSDNEDDEEEEEQDFKVDKMEMCDGKEHAEDPRKDGLINSESRTSNDSTKKFPSDKIFEAISSMFPDKGSTEELKEKYKELTEQQLPGALPPECTPNIDGPNARSVQREQSLHSFHTLFCRRCFKYDCFLHPFHATPNTYKRKNLENLVESKPCGIDCYMYLVQDGMVREYPAGVVAERPKTPSKRTVGRRRGRLPNSNSRPSTPTVSSETKDTDSDREGSKEDERDNDKDDEDKKDENTSSSEGNSRCQTPVKMKLTGEAEAVEWSGAEASLFRVLIGTYYDNFCAIARLIGTKTCRQVYEFRVKESSIIARAPAEDEDTPPRKKKRKHRLWATHCRKIQLKKDGSSNHVYNYQPCDHPRQPCDSSCPCITAQNFCEKFCQCSSECQNRFPGCRCKAQCNTKQCPCYLAVRECDPDLCLTCGAADHWDSKNVSCKNCSIQRGAKKHLLLAPSDVAGWGIFIKEPVQKNEFISEYCGEIISQDEADRRGKVYDKYMCSFLFNLNNDFVVDATRKGNKIRFANHSVNPNCYAKVMMVNGDHRIGIFAKRAIQTGEELFFDYRYSQADALKYVGIEREMEIA, encoded by the exons ATGGTGCTCACAGGGAAGCGCTCGGAGAAAGGTCCCGCCTGCTGGAAGCGGAGGGTGAAGTCAGAGTACATGAGGCTTCGGCAGCTCAAACGCTTCAGACGGGCCGACGAGGTCAAG AGCATGTTCAACACCAATCGTCAGAAAATCATGGAGCGAACGGACATTTTGAACCAGGAGTGGAAGACCAGGCGGATCCAGCCCGTTCACATCATGACGTCCGTCAGCTCTCTGAGAGGCACCCGAGAG TGTACAGTGGACAGCGGTTTCTCCGAGTTTCCCAGGCAGGTCATCCCCCTGAAGACCCTCAACGCTGTGGCCTCTGTCCCGGTCATGTACTCCTGGTCACCGCTGCAGCAGAACTTCATG GTGGAGGATGAAACGGTGCTCCATAACATCCCCTACATGGGAGACGAGATCCTGGACCAGGATGGTACTTTCATAGAGGAGCTCATTAAGAACTATGACGGCAAAGTCCATGGAGACAGAG AGTGCGGCTTCATCAACGACGAGATCTTCGTGGAGTTGGTCAACGCTCTGTCACAGTACAGTGACAAcgaggatgatgaggaggaggaagagcaggactTCAAGGTAGACAAGATGGAGATGTGTGACGGCAAGGAGCACGCAGAGGACCCCCGCAAGGATGGGCTCATTAACAGTGAGA GCCGAACCAGCAACGACAGCACCAAGAAGTTTCCCTCTGACAAGATTTTTGAAGCCATCTCCTCCATGTTCCCGGACAAGGGCTCCACTGAGGAGCTCAAAGAGAA gtACAAGGAGCTGACGGAGCAGCAGCTGCCCGGCGCGCTGCCGCCTGAGTGCACGCCGAACATCGACGGTCCCAACGCTCGCTCTGTGCAGCGCGAGCAGAGCCTGCACTCCTTCCACACTCTGTTCTGCAGACGCTGCTTTAAATACGACTGCTTCCTCCACC CTTTTCACGCAACTCCAAACACCTATAAGCGCAAGAACTTGGAGAACCTGGTGGAAAGTAAACCCTGCGGCATCGACTGCTACATGTACCTGGTGCAG GATGGGATGGTGAGGGAGTATCCTGCAGGTGTAGTCGCCGAGCGCCCCAAGACGCCCTCCAAACGCACGGTGGGCCGTCGCCGCGGGCGACTGCCGAACAGCAACAGCCGGCCCAGCACCCCCACCGTTTCCTCGGAAACCAAAGACACAGACAGCGACCGCGAGGGCAGCAAAGAGGACGAGCGGGACAACGACAAAGACGATGAAGACAAGAAGGACGAGAACACCAGCAGCTCAG agggtaACTCGCGGTGTCAGACTCCAGTGAAGATGAAGCTGACTGGTGAGGCTGAAGCTGTGGAGTGGAGCGGAGCCGAAGCCTCTCTGTTCAGGGTTCTCATCGGGACGTACTACGACAACTTCTGCGCCATCGCACGGCTCATAGGCACCAAgacctgcagacag GTTTACGAGTTCAGGGTCAAGGAGTCAAGCATCATCGCCCGGGCTCCAGCTGAAGACGAGGACACGCCGCctagaaagaagaagaggaaacacagactgTGGGCCACTCACTGCAGGAAGATCCAGCTGaagaaag ATGGTTCGTCCAATCACGTGTATAATTACCAGCCATGTGACCACCCACGGCAGCCCTGTGACTCCTCCTGTCCCTGCATCACTGCTCAAAACTTCTGTGAAAAGTTCTGTCAGTGCAGCTCTGAGT GTCAGAACCGTTTCCCAGGTTGTCGGTGCAAAGCCCAGTGTAACACCAAGCAGTGTCCCTGCTACCTGGCAGTGAGGGAGTGTGACCCCGACCTCTGCCTGACCTGCGGCGCTGCAGACCACTGGGACAGCAAGAACGTGTCCTGCAAGAACTGCTCCATCCAGAGAGGAGCCAAGAAG cacCTCCTGCTGGCTCCGTCAGACGTGGCAGGTTGGGGCATCTTCATCAAAGAGCCGGTCCAGAAAAACGAGTTCATCTCTGAGTACTGTGGAGAG ATTATCTCTCAGGACGAAGCCGACCGCAGGGGAAAGGTCTACGACAAATACAtgtgcagcttcctcttcaACCTCAACAacg ACTTTGTCGTTGATGCCAcgaggaaaggaaacaagatCCGGTTTGCCAACCACTCAGTCAATCCTAACTGCTATGCAAAAG TGATGATGGTGAACGGCGATCACAGGATAGGGATCTTTGCCAAGAGAGCCATCCAGACTGGAGAGGAGCTCTTCTTCGACTACAG GTACAGCCAGGCCGATGCTCTGAAGTACGTGGGGATCGAGCGGGAGATGGAGATCGCCTGA
- the LOC121200378 gene encoding cullin-1 produces the protein MSSNRTQNPHGLKQIGLDQIWDDLRAGIQQVYTRQSMAKSRYMELYTHVYNYCTSVHQSSQGRGSVPPAKPSKKSTTPGGAQFVGLELYKRLKEFLKNYLTSLLKDGEDLMDECVLKFYTQQWEDYRFSSKVLNGICAYLNRHWVRRECDEGRKGIYEIYSLALVTWRECLFRPLNKQVTNAVLKLIERERNGETINTRLISGVVQSYVELGLNEEDAFAKGPTLSVYKEYFECQFLTDTERFYTRESTEFLQQNPVTEYMKKAEARLLEEQRRVQVYLHESTQDELARKCEQVLIEKHLEIFHTEFQNLLDADKNEDLGRMYNLVSRITDGLGELKKLLETHIHNQGLAAIEKCGEAALNDPKVYVQTTLDVHKKYNALVMSAFNNDAGFVAALDKACGRFINNNAVTRMAQSSSKSPELLARYCDSLLKKSSKNPEEAELEDTLNQVMVVFKYIEDKDVFQKFYAKMLAKRLVHQNSASDDAEASMISKLKQACGFEYTSKLQRMFQDIGVSKDLNEQFKKHLTNSEPLDLDFSIQVLSSGSWPFQQSCTFALPSELERSYQRFTAFYASRHSGRKLTWLYHLSKGELVTNCFKNRYTLQASTFQMAILLQYNTEDSYTVQQLTDSTQIKTDILVQVLQILLKSKLLVLEDENANVDEVEFKPDTVIKLFLGYKNKKLRVNINVPMKTEQKQEQETTHKNIEEDRKLLIQAAIVRIMKMRKVLKHQQLLAEVLNQLSSRFKPRVPVIKKCIDILIEKEYLERVDGEKDTYSYLA, from the exons ATGTCGTCAAACAGGACCCAGAACCCCCACGGACTGAAACAGATAGGCCTGGACCAGATATGGGACGACCTGCGGGCTGGCATCCAGCAGGTGTACACACGGCAAAGCATGGCCAAGTCACGCTACATGGAACTCTACAC ACATGTATATAACTATTGTACCAGTGTCCACCAGTCCAGCCAGGGCAGGGGCTCTGTGCCTCCGGCCAAGCCCTCCAAAAAGTCCACCACTCCGGGTGGGGCTCAGTTTGTAGGCCTGGAGCTCTACAAGCGACTCAAGGAGTTCCTGAAGAACTATTTGACCAGCCTGCTCAAA GATGGTGAGGATTTAATGGACGAGTGTGTGTTGAAGTTTTACACCCAGCAGTGGGAGGATTACCGTTTCTCCAGTAAGGTCCTCAACGGGATCTGCGCCTACCTCAACCGCCACTGGGTCAGACGAGAGTGTGATGAGGGACGCAAGGGCATTTATGAGATTTACTCT CTGGCACTCGTGACCTGGAGGGAGTGTTTATTCAGACCCCTCAACAAACAG GTAACAAACGCTGTGCTGAagctgatagagagagagaggaacggTGAGACCATTAACACCAGGCTGATCAGTGGAGTGGTCCAGTCCTATG tcGAGCTGGGCCTGAACGAAGAGGACGCCTTCGCCAAAGGACCCACGCTGTCCGTCTACAAAGAGTACTTTGAATGTCAGTTCCTCACTGACACAGAACGTTTCTACACGCGTGAGAGCACAGAGTTCCTGCAGCAGAACCCTGTCACCGAGTACATGAAGAAG GCGGAGGCCCggctgctggaggagcagcggcGTGTGCAGGTTTACCTCCATGAATCCACCCAGGACGAGTTGGCCAGGAAGTGTGAGCAGGTCCTCATAGAGAAACACCTGGAGATCTTCCACACCGAGTTTCAGAACCTTCTGGATGCCGACAAGAATGAAG ACCTGGGCCGGATGTACAACCTCGTGTCGCGGATCACAGATGGTCTGGGTGAACTGAAGAAACTATTAGAGACTCACATCCACAACCAGGGCCTGGCCGCCATCGAGAAGTGTGGCGAGGCCGCGCTCAAC GACCCCAAAGTGTACGTCCAGACCACCCTGGACGTCCATAAGAAGTACAACGCCTTGGTGATGTCTGCCTTCAACAATGACGCTGGCTTCGTGGCGGCGCTCGACAAG GCATGTGGTCGGTTCATCAACAACAACGCCGTCACCAGGATGGCTCAGTCGTCCAGCAAATCTCCGGAGCTGCTGGCCAGATACTGCGATTCTTTACTCAAGAAGAG ctccaaaaacCCGGAGGAGGCAGAACTGGAGGACACACTCAACCAAGTG ATGGTCGTGTTCAAGTACATCGAGGACAAAGATGTTTTCCAGAAGTTCTACGCTAAGATGCTGGCCAAACGTCTGGTCCATCAGAACAGCGCCAGCGACGACGCGGAGGCCAGCATGATCTCCAAACTCAAG CAAGCATGTGGGTTTGAATACACGTCCAAACTGCAGCGAATGTTCCAGGATATCGGAGTCAGTAAAGACCTGAACGAGCAGTTTAAGAAGCACCTGACCAACTCTGAGCCTCTGGACT tggACTTCAGTATCCAGGTCCTGAGCTCTGGGTCTTGGCCGTTCCAGCAGTCCTGCACCTTTGCTCTGCCATCTGAG ctggAGCGAAGCTATCAGCGCTTCACGGCGTTTTATGCCAGCAGACACAGCGGCAGGAAGCTGACTTGGCTCTATCACCTGTCCAAAGGAGAGCTGGTCACCAACTGCTTCAAGAACAG gtACACACTGCAGGCCTCCACCTTCCAGATGGCCATCCTGCTGCAGTACAACACCGAGGACAGTTACACCGTCCAGCAGctcacagacagcacacagaTCAAAACT gatATTCTGGTTCAAGTCCTGCAGATTTTGTTAAAATCGAAGCTGCTG GTGTTGGAGGACGAGAACGCCAACGTGGACGAGGTGGAGTTCAAACCTGACACCGTCATCAAACTTTTCCTCGGATACAAAAA TAAGAAGCTGAGGGTGAACATCAACGTCCCGATGAAGACGGAGcagaaacaggagcaggagaCGACTCACAAGAACATCGAGGAGGATCGAAAGCTCCTGATCCAG GCTGCGATCGTGAGGATCATGAAGATGAGGAAGGTCCTGAAGCACCAGCAGCTCCTGGCTGAAGTCCTGAACCAGCTGTCGTCCCGATTCAAGCCCAGAGTCCCCGTCATCAaa AAATGCATCGACATCCTGATAGAGAAGGAGTACCTGGAGCGAGTGGACGGTGAGAAGGACACATACAGCTACCTGGCCTGA
- the zgc:194621 gene encoding uncharacterized protein zgc:194621 isoform X2: MPATNVVKSKPVEATRKPVEKTKPAKEKAVNGAERELKVPAVRKSRASSCPRCPPRDRCDRATAGAQGAASKASCERRARSSSAAPKPTAHRSKTNPDCRRATSSLKHVAVNPRSRETAACPGQREQHSFRAETNHKAFTVIPPNPKKRREMQRKAEAELAALEELRLSRAMAYVSINPSSVGGCMSLEEVRLKQQQEMMQAKRKQKPMKKQVMEQTPVLTS, translated from the exons atgccaGCGACAAATGTTGTCAAGTCAAAACCAGTGGAGGCGACGAGAAAACCAGTGGAGAAAACCAAACCGGCGAAGGAAAAGGCGGTGAACGGAGCAGAACGTGAACTCAAAGTGCCCGCTGTGCGTAAAAGCCGCGCGTCGAGCTGCCCCAGGTGTCCGCCGCGGGACAGGTGTGACAGGGCCACCGCCGGGGCGCAGGGCGCAGCCTCCAAAGCgagctgtgagaggagagcCAGGTCTAGCTCCGCTGCTCCCAAACCGACTGCGCACCGGTCCAAAACAAACCCAGACTGCCGGAGGGCGACCAGCTCTTTGAAACATGTCGCTGTTAACCCCAGGTCCCGGGAGACGGCCGCCTGTCCGGGTCAGCGGGAGCAGCACAGCTTCAGGGCTGAGACAAA ccaCAAAGCTTTCACTGTCATCCCCCCGAACCccaagaagagaagagagatgcagagaa AGGCGGAGGCAGAGCTCgctgctctggaggagcttCGGCTGAGCAGAGCGATGGCTTACGTATCCATTAACCCCAGCAGTGTCG GTGGCTGCATGAGTCTGGAGGAAGTacggttgaagcagcagcaggaaatgatGCAAGcgaagaggaaacagaaaccG ATGAAGAAGCAGGTGATGGAACAAACACCTGTCCTGACGAGCTGA
- the zgc:194621 gene encoding uncharacterized protein zgc:194621 isoform X1, whose protein sequence is MPATNVVKSKPVEATRKPVEKTKPAKEKAVNGAERELKVPAVRKSRASSCPRCPPRDRCDRATAGAQGAASKASCERRARSSSAAPKPTAHRSKTNPDCRRATSSLKHVAVNPRSRETAACPGQREQHSFRAETKYASHSHKAFTVIPPNPKKRREMQRKAEAELAALEELRLSRAMAYVSINPSSVGGCMSLEEVRLKQQQEMMQAKRKQKPMKKQVMEQTPVLTS, encoded by the exons atgccaGCGACAAATGTTGTCAAGTCAAAACCAGTGGAGGCGACGAGAAAACCAGTGGAGAAAACCAAACCGGCGAAGGAAAAGGCGGTGAACGGAGCAGAACGTGAACTCAAAGTGCCCGCTGTGCGTAAAAGCCGCGCGTCGAGCTGCCCCAGGTGTCCGCCGCGGGACAGGTGTGACAGGGCCACCGCCGGGGCGCAGGGCGCAGCCTCCAAAGCgagctgtgagaggagagcCAGGTCTAGCTCCGCTGCTCCCAAACCGACTGCGCACCGGTCCAAAACAAACCCAGACTGCCGGAGGGCGACCAGCTCTTTGAAACATGTCGCTGTTAACCCCAGGTCCCGGGAGACGGCCGCCTGTCCGGGTCAGCGGGAGCAGCACAGCTTCAGGGCTGAGACAAAGTATGCAAGTCACAG ccaCAAAGCTTTCACTGTCATCCCCCCGAACCccaagaagagaagagagatgcagagaa AGGCGGAGGCAGAGCTCgctgctctggaggagcttCGGCTGAGCAGAGCGATGGCTTACGTATCCATTAACCCCAGCAGTGTCG GTGGCTGCATGAGTCTGGAGGAAGTacggttgaagcagcagcaggaaatgatGCAAGcgaagaggaaacagaaaccG ATGAAGAAGCAGGTGATGGAACAAACACCTGTCCTGACGAGCTGA